A genome region from Yoonia vestfoldensis includes the following:
- a CDS encoding alpha/beta hydrolase: protein MDLDDAYANAAHIPGGADYPDRWAAQAAAFRSIARCELDLDYGETDRLRFDLFHPDRLARGVVIFVHGGYWLRFDKSFWSHLAAGPLAQGWAVAMPSYDLCPKVGIAQIGAQIQRAIDVIARRVPGPVRLVGHSAGAQLVARAMAPRPEAAWQQRVASVVPVSPVADLAPLMRTSMNAQLQITPAIAQTESPVHLPAPSCPATIWVGGAERPVFLAQAALLAQVWAAPLVREPGRHHFDVIEALALPDSDLTRAVLA from the coding sequence ATGGATCTTGACGATGCTTATGCGAATGCGGCGCATATTCCGGGTGGCGCGGATTATCCCGACCGCTGGGCGGCGCAGGCTGCCGCCTTTCGCAGCATTGCACGCTGCGAGCTTGATCTGGATTATGGCGAGACCGACCGGCTGCGGTTCGATTTGTTCCACCCCGACAGGTTGGCGCGCGGGGTCGTGATCTTTGTGCATGGCGGCTATTGGCTGCGGTTTGACAAATCCTTCTGGTCGCATCTGGCGGCGGGACCGCTGGCGCAGGGCTGGGCGGTGGCGATGCCGTCTTATGATCTTTGCCCCAAGGTCGGTATTGCGCAGATCGGCGCGCAGATCCAGCGCGCCATCGATGTGATCGCGCGCCGCGTGCCGGGGCCTGTCCGGCTGGTCGGGCATTCGGCGGGTGCGCAATTGGTGGCCCGCGCCATGGCGCCGCGCCCCGAGGCGGCGTGGCAGCAGCGCGTTGCATCGGTCGTGCCGGTTTCGCCGGTCGCCGATCTGGCCCCTTTGATGCGCACCTCGATGAATGCGCAGCTGCAGATCACCCCGGCCATCGCGCAGACCGAAAGCCCGGTGCATCTGCCTGCGCCGTCTTGTCCTGCGACCATCTGGGTCGGCGGCGCGGAACGGCCTGTTTTTCTGGCACAGGCCGCGCTGTTGGCGCAGGTTTGGGCGGCCCCGCTGGTGAGGGAGCCGGGGCGGCATCATTTTGACGTGATTGAGGCGCTGGCGCTGCCCGACAGCGACCTGACCCGCGCTGTGCTGGCGTGA
- a CDS encoding DUF1013 domain-containing protein translates to MSDKPIMAKATAVWLCDNTTLTFKQIAEFCGFHELEVQGIADGDVAVGVKGFDPVANNQLTQEEITKGEADPSYKLKLKFYAAASGEEKRRGPRYTPLSKRQDRPASIYWLVKFHPELSDAQVAKLVGTTKPTILAIRERTHWNINNLDPIDPVALGLCKQSELDAAVQKANAKKAREGGAMTDDERRKLVSTETSLGMAPEPKMPSAMAGLETFSLSDPRDDAEEQEDTRDVKDADSFFNLPDDDDEDDDDGR, encoded by the coding sequence ATGTCTGATAAACCAATCATGGCCAAGGCAACCGCCGTCTGGCTATGCGACAATACCACGCTGACCTTCAAGCAGATTGCGGAATTCTGCGGATTTCACGAGCTTGAGGTGCAGGGCATCGCCGATGGCGATGTGGCCGTGGGCGTCAAGGGTTTTGACCCTGTGGCCAATAACCAGTTGACCCAAGAGGAGATCACCAAGGGTGAGGCTGATCCGTCCTATAAGCTGAAGCTGAAATTCTATGCCGCCGCCTCGGGCGAGGAAAAGCGCCGTGGTCCGCGTTACACGCCCTTGTCCAAGCGGCAGGACCGTCCGGCCTCTATCTATTGGCTGGTGAAATTCCATCCTGAATTGTCGGATGCACAGGTGGCAAAGCTGGTCGGCACCACCAAGCCCACTATTCTTGCCATCCGCGAGCGCACGCATTGGAACATCAATAACCTCGATCCGATCGATCCGGTGGCGCTGGGCCTGTGCAAGCAATCGGAACTGGATGCTGCCGTGCAAAAGGCAAATGCCAAGAAGGCCCGCGAAGGGGGTGCCATGACCGATGATGAACGCCGCAAGCTGGTCAGCACCGAAACATCGCTGGGCATGGCGCCTGAACCCAAGATGCCATCCGCGATGGCCGGGCTTGAGACCTTTAGCCTGAGCGATCCGCGCGATGACGCCGAGGAGCAAGAAGACACCCGCGATGTCAAGGATGCGGACAGCTTTTTCAACCTGCCCGATGATGATGACGAGGATGATGACGACGGCCGTTGA
- a CDS encoding VOC family protein, giving the protein MSIISHITLGTNDVERAGRFYDEVLGVLGFARLPKPAGKPPAYQKAEMPTIYLYPPENGLPATWGNGTHVAFVAQTKEAVHRFHESALRLGGSCAGKPGPRPHYGDNYYAAYVRDPDGNKLQAVCYDPDD; this is encoded by the coding sequence ATGTCCATCATCAGCCACATCACGCTCGGGACCAATGACGTGGAGCGCGCCGGGCGCTTTTATGACGAGGTTCTGGGCGTGCTTGGTTTTGCGCGCCTGCCCAAGCCTGCAGGCAAACCGCCAGCCTATCAAAAGGCCGAAATGCCAACGATTTATCTATACCCGCCGGAAAACGGCCTTCCCGCAACATGGGGGAACGGCACCCATGTTGCATTTGTCGCGCAGACAAAGGAAGCCGTGCACCGTTTTCATGAGTCTGCCCTGCGTTTAGGCGGAAGCTGTGCGGGCAAGCCGGGTCCGAGACCGCATTACGGCGACAATTACTACGCCGCTTATGTGCGCGATCCTGATGGCAACAAGCTGCAAGCCGTCTGTTACGACCCAGATGATTGA
- a CDS encoding DUF1285 domain-containing protein has product MTTQKIVAPSAEGLAQSVLAAQKTGPKGGLPPVHLWNPPHCGDIDMRIARDGTWFYMGTPIGRPALVRLFSTILRRDGDDYVLVTPVEKVGITVDDAPFVAVDVDRDGDGLIFTTNVGDTVTAGPDNPIRVERDPQTGEPSPYVLVRANLEALIDRKSFYRLVDLGEHAEHAGEHWFGVRSRGAFFAIIPSAELG; this is encoded by the coding sequence ATGACCACACAAAAGATTGTTGCCCCCAGCGCCGAAGGTTTGGCCCAAAGCGTGCTTGCTGCGCAAAAAACCGGCCCCAAGGGCGGATTGCCGCCGGTCCATCTGTGGAACCCGCCGCATTGCGGGGATATCGACATGCGGATCGCGCGGGACGGGACGTGGTTTTACATGGGCACACCCATCGGGCGGCCCGCGCTGGTGCGGCTGTTTTCCACCATCCTGCGCCGCGACGGGGATGATTATGTGCTGGTAACGCCGGTCGAAAAGGTGGGCATCACCGTGGATGACGCGCCTTTCGTGGCGGTGGATGTGGACCGCGACGGTGACGGGCTGATCTTTACCACCAATGTCGGCGATACCGTGACCGCAGGCCCCGACAACCCGATCCGCGTCGAGCGTGACCCGCAAACCGGAGAGCCATCGCCCTATGTGCTGGTCCGCGCGAACCTTGAAGCGCTGATCGACCGCAAGTCGTTTTACCGGCTGGTCGATCTGGGCGAACATGCCGAACACGCGGGCGAGCATTGGTTCGGGGTGCGGTCTAGGGGGGCCTTCTTCGCGATTATTCCATCGGCGGAGTTGGGGTAG
- a CDS encoding YbaB/EbfC family nucleoid-associated protein: MLKGLGGLGDMAKMMKQAQDMQGKMAQMQDDLDQIMVEGISGAGLVKARATAKGELKSLDIDPSIFNGDDKEVVEDLILAAIKDAQSKAAERAQQEMGKMAEAMGLPAGMKLPF; encoded by the coding sequence ATGCTCAAAGGATTAGGCGGCCTTGGCGATATGGCCAAGATGATGAAACAGGCCCAGGACATGCAGGGCAAGATGGCCCAGATGCAAGACGACCTTGACCAGATCATGGTCGAAGGCATCAGCGGCGCGGGGCTGGTCAAGGCCAGGGCAACCGCCAAGGGCGAATTGAAAAGCCTCGATATCGACCCGTCAATCTTCAACGGCGACGACAAGGAAGTGGTCGAGGATCTGATCCTTGCCGCGATCAAGGATGCGCAATCCAAGGCAGCCGAACGCGCCCAGCAGGAAATGGGCAAGATGGCCGAGGCGATGGGCCTGCCCGCGGGCATGAAACTGCCCTTCTGA
- a CDS encoding DNA polymerase III subunit gamma/tau, producing the protein MTDQPRYQVLARKYRPETFADLVGQDAMVRTLRNAFAADRIAQAFMMTGIRGTGKTTTARIIAKGMNCIGPDGTGGPTTDPCGICEHCVAIMEGRHVDVMEMDAASRTGVGDIREIIDSVHYRAASARYKIYIIDEVHMLSKNAFNALLKTLEEPPAHVKFIFATTEIRQVPVTVLSRCQRFDLRRIEPETQIALLRKIADAEGAAISDDALALITRAAEGSARDAQSLLDQAISHGAGETSAAQVRAMLGLADRGRVLDLFDMILHGRAGDALTELSGQYADGADPMAVLRDLAEVCHWVSVVKITPEAANDPTIGPDERARGQAMAEGLPMRVLSRMWQMLLKALEEVAMAPNAMMAAEMAVIRLTHVADLPSPDDLVRKLKDATPPPSSPARVPPAPPSGGGPVAHSTAVTHGSAQTAPALAPDGLQHYARFEDVVELIRRHRDVKLLVEVETGLQLVSYQPGRITVQPTADAAADLVGRLGARLQLWTGNRWAISVVSEGGAPTIAACRDAAETDLRAQANAHPLVQAVIAAFPKARITDIRTAATKAQEAEAEALPEVEDEWDPFEQD; encoded by the coding sequence ATGACAGACCAACCCCGTTACCAAGTGCTGGCCCGCAAATACCGGCCCGAGACCTTTGCCGATCTGGTGGGTCAGGATGCGATGGTGCGCACCCTGCGCAATGCCTTTGCCGCCGACCGGATCGCGCAGGCTTTCATGATGACCGGCATCAGGGGCACAGGCAAAACCACCACCGCCCGGATCATCGCCAAGGGGATGAATTGCATCGGCCCTGATGGCACCGGCGGGCCGACCACCGACCCTTGCGGGATCTGCGAACATTGCGTGGCGATCATGGAAGGCCGCCATGTCGATGTGATGGAAATGGATGCCGCGTCCCGCACCGGCGTTGGCGATATCCGCGAGATCATCGATTCCGTGCATTACCGCGCGGCCTCGGCCCGCTACAAGATCTACATCATCGACGAAGTGCACATGCTGTCGAAGAATGCCTTCAACGCGCTCTTGAAGACGCTGGAGGAACCGCCTGCCCATGTGAAATTCATCTTTGCCACCACCGAGATCCGCCAAGTGCCGGTCACGGTCCTGTCGCGCTGCCAGCGCTTCGATCTGCGCCGGATCGAGCCGGAAACCCAGATCGCCCTGCTGCGCAAGATTGCCGATGCCGAAGGTGCCGCGATCAGCGATGACGCGCTGGCGCTGATCACCCGTGCCGCCGAAGGGTCCGCGCGCGATGCGCAATCGCTGCTTGATCAGGCGATCAGCCATGGCGCGGGCGAAACCAGCGCCGCACAGGTCCGCGCCATGCTGGGGCTGGCCGATCGTGGCCGCGTGCTGGACCTCTTCGACATGATCCTGCATGGCCGCGCCGGTGATGCGCTGACGGAATTATCGGGCCAATATGCCGATGGTGCCGATCCGATGGCCGTGCTGCGCGATCTGGCCGAGGTCTGCCATTGGGTCAGCGTGGTCAAGATCACGCCCGAGGCTGCCAATGACCCCACTATCGGCCCCGATGAACGCGCCCGCGGTCAGGCCATGGCCGAGGGCCTGCCGATGCGGGTCTTGTCGCGGATGTGGCAGATGCTGTTGAAAGCGCTTGAAGAGGTCGCAATGGCCCCCAATGCGATGATGGCCGCCGAAATGGCGGTGATCCGGCTGACGCATGTGGCCGATCTGCCCAGCCCCGACGATCTGGTGCGCAAGCTCAAGGACGCAACCCCGCCGCCATCCAGCCCCGCGCGCGTGCCGCCTGCCCCGCCATCGGGGGGCGGCCCCGTCGCGCACAGCACCGCTGTCACTCATGGCAGCGCACAAACCGCCCCGGCGCTGGCCCCCGATGGCCTGCAGCATTACGCGCGGTTCGAGGATGTGGTCGAGCTGATCCGCCGCCACCGCGACGTCAAACTGCTGGTCGAGGTCGAAACCGGCCTGCAATTGGTGTCCTATCAGCCCGGCCGGATCACCGTGCAACCCACCGCCGATGCCGCCGCCGATCTGGTGGGACGGCTTGGCGCGCGGCTTCAGCTGTGGACCGGCAACCGCTGGGCGATTTCCGTGGTCAGCGAAGGCGGCGCGCCCACCATCGCCGCCTGCCGTGATGCGGCCGAAACCGACCTGCGCGCGCAGGCCAATGCGCATCCGCTGGTGCAGGCCGTGATCGCAGCCTTCCCCAAGGCGCGCATCACCGATATCCGCACCGCCGCCACCAAAGCCCAAGAGGCCGAAGCCGAGGCGCTGCCCGAGGTCGAGGATGAATGGGACCCGTTCGAGCAGGATTGA
- a CDS encoding serine hydrolase domain-containing protein — translation MPMLGRRAVLLGAAATLGTPLVAQSDPWAAVADRVRSLDQCRAIVIRQSGAEVLSQAFRGPSLGAAVPVKSVSKTIVAALTGAALDRGELPSLDASLGEVAPKLIPAAADPRVAGITIENLVTMQAGLERTSGSNYGAWVNSRNWVANALSRPFVAEPGAQMLYSTGSFHILGAVLSEVSGRSLLDLARARLGQPLGIEIPAWTRDPQGRYLGGNEMALSLDAMARFGEMYRMGGQFGGAQVLSADWVARSLEPRTRSQFSGLGYGYGWFLGQAEGVDYALARGYGGQVICTMPALELTLALTSDPTQPARSGGHFGDIMRLIEGDVILLARSQMA, via the coding sequence ATGCCGATGCTGGGACGCCGCGCTGTTTTGTTGGGGGCTGCGGCCACGTTGGGGACGCCGCTGGTTGCACAATCGGACCCTTGGGCCGCCGTGGCTGACCGTGTGCGCAGCTTGGACCAGTGCCGTGCCATCGTGATCCGCCAGTCGGGGGCAGAGGTTTTGTCGCAGGCGTTTCGCGGGCCGTCGTTGGGCGCTGCGGTGCCTGTCAAATCGGTGTCCAAGACCATCGTCGCGGCCTTGACGGGGGCGGCGCTGGATCGCGGTGAATTGCCTTCGCTGGACGCGAGTTTGGGCGAGGTGGCGCCGAAGCTGATCCCTGCGGCCGCCGATCCGCGTGTGGCGGGCATCACCATCGAAAACCTCGTGACCATGCAGGCGGGGCTGGAGCGGACCTCGGGCAGCAATTACGGCGCTTGGGTGAATAGCCGTAACTGGGTTGCCAATGCTTTGTCGCGGCCTTTCGTGGCGGAACCGGGCGCACAGATGCTTTATTCCACGGGGTCGTTTCACATCCTTGGCGCGGTGTTGTCCGAGGTGTCGGGGCGGTCCTTGCTGGATCTTGCACGCGCGCGGCTGGGCCAGCCTTTGGGGATCGAGATCCCCGCCTGGACCCGCGATCCGCAGGGGCGGTATCTGGGCGGCAACGAGATGGCGCTGAGCTTGGACGCTATGGCGCGGTTCGGCGAGATGTACCGCATGGGCGGGCAGTTCGGCGGCGCGCAGGTGCTGTCTGCCGATTGGGTCGCGCGGTCGCTGGAACCGCGCACGCGGTCGCAGTTTTCCGGCCTTGGCTATGGGTATGGCTGGTTTCTGGGGCAGGCAGAGGGTGTCGATTACGCGCTGGCGCGTGGCTATGGGGGGCAGGTGATCTGCACCATGCCCGCGCTGGAACTGACGCTGGCGCTGACCTCGGATCCGACGCAGCCCGCGCGGTCCGGTGGGCATTTCGGCGATATCATGCGGTTGATCGAAGGCGATGTAATCCTGCTTGCGCGCAGTCAGATGGCGTAA
- the recR gene encoding recombination mediator RecR has product MANGTEDLEHLIAMMAKLPGLGPRSARRAVLHMIKKRSLVLLPLADTMQKVGATVRECLNCGNICTADLCDICLSDKRATGQIAVVEDVADLWAMERSGVFKGRYHVLGGTLSALDAIGPDELRIPKLIDRIAAENVTEVIIALGATIDGLTTAHYIADQLPGVTVTSLAQGVPVGGELDYLDDGTITAALNARKAL; this is encoded by the coding sequence ATGGCAAACGGCACCGAAGATCTAGAGCATTTGATCGCGATGATGGCGAAATTGCCGGGGCTCGGGCCACGCTCGGCGCGGCGTGCCGTGCTGCATATGATCAAGAAACGCAGCCTGGTGCTGCTGCCCTTGGCCGATACCATGCAAAAGGTCGGCGCAACGGTGCGCGAATGCCTCAATTGCGGGAATATCTGCACCGCTGATCTATGCGACATCTGCCTGTCGGACAAACGCGCCACAGGCCAGATCGCCGTGGTCGAGGATGTAGCCGATCTGTGGGCGATGGAACGTTCGGGCGTGTTCAAGGGGCGCTATCATGTGCTGGGCGGGACGCTGTCAGCGCTTGATGCCATCGGCCCCGACGAATTGCGCATCCCCAAGCTGATCGACCGGATCGCCGCCGAGAACGTGACCGAAGTCATCATCGCGCTGGGAGCCACGATCGACGGGCTGACCACCGCGCATTACATCGCCGATCAATTACCCGGTGTGACGGTCACCTCGCTGGCGCAGGGTGTGCCTGTGGGGGGGGAACTCGACTATCTTGACGATGGCACGATCACCGCCGCCTTGAACGCGCGCAAGGCCTTGTGA
- a CDS encoding NAD-dependent succinate-semialdehyde dehydrogenase has translation MRDDTTNLKSLLRRPDLVCDAAFVAGEWRQAASGKTFRVTNPARGDVIAELPDLSRAEVAQAIDAAQKAQKPWAALAAKERAKVLRKWYDLMIENQEDLAIIMTSEQGKPLTEARGEVAYGASFVEWFGEEAKRVYGQTIPGHMADKRITVIKQPIGVAAGITPWNFPNAMIARKVAPALAAGCAFVVRPASLTPLSALAMAKLAEEAGVPKGLFSVVTSTSSSEVGKEFCENPIVRKLTFTGSTEVGRILLKQAADQVMKCSMELGGNAPFIVFDDADLDAAVEGAIACKFRNNGQTCVCANRIYVQKGVYDAFAAKLKVAVEKLRVGDGLSEGTTLGPLIEPAAVKKVQEHLDDALSKGGKVLTGGKPHDLGGQFFEPTIVTHATKDMLVSTDETFGPFAPLFMFEDEDDVIFQANDTIFGLASYFYAKDLSRVTKVAEALEYGIVGVNTGIISTEVAPFGGIKQSGLGREGSSHGIDDYMEMKYICTSV, from the coding sequence ATGCGCGATGATACGACCAACCTGAAATCCTTGCTGCGCCGCCCCGATCTGGTTTGTGACGCGGCCTTCGTGGCCGGCGAATGGCGGCAGGCCGCCAGCGGCAAGACCTTTCGCGTGACCAATCCGGCACGCGGCGATGTGATCGCGGAATTGCCCGATCTCAGCCGCGCCGAAGTTGCCCAAGCCATTGATGCCGCACAAAAAGCCCAGAAACCATGGGCCGCGCTGGCGGCCAAGGAACGCGCGAAAGTGCTGCGCAAATGGTATGATCTGATGATCGAGAACCAGGAAGATCTGGCCATCATCATGACATCGGAACAGGGCAAACCCCTGACCGAGGCGCGCGGCGAAGTCGCCTATGGCGCATCCTTCGTGGAATGGTTCGGCGAAGAGGCCAAGCGCGTCTATGGCCAGACAATCCCCGGCCATATGGCCGATAAACGCATCACCGTCATCAAACAGCCCATCGGGGTGGCGGCGGGAATCACGCCCTGGAACTTCCCCAATGCGATGATTGCGCGGAAAGTCGCTCCTGCACTGGCTGCTGGCTGCGCTTTCGTGGTGCGGCCTGCCTCGCTGACGCCTTTGTCCGCGCTTGCCATGGCCAAACTGGCCGAAGAGGCGGGCGTGCCCAAGGGGCTGTTCTCGGTTGTGACCTCGACCTCGTCATCCGAGGTCGGCAAGGAATTCTGCGAAAACCCCATCGTGCGCAAACTGACCTTTACGGGATCCACCGAAGTGGGGCGCATCCTTTTGAAACAAGCCGCCGATCAGGTGATGAAATGTTCCATGGAACTGGGCGGCAACGCGCCTTTCATCGTGTTCGATGACGCCGATCTGGATGCCGCCGTCGAAGGGGCGATTGCCTGCAAATTCCGCAATAACGGGCAGACCTGCGTCTGCGCCAACCGGATCTATGTGCAAAAAGGGGTCTATGACGCCTTTGCCGCCAAGCTGAAAGTCGCGGTCGAAAAGCTGCGGGTGGGCGACGGGCTGTCCGAGGGCACCACATTGGGGCCGCTGATCGAACCGGCGGCGGTCAAGAAGGTGCAGGAACATCTCGACGATGCTTTGTCCAAAGGCGGCAAGGTTCTGACAGGCGGCAAGCCGCATGATCTGGGCGGGCAGTTCTTTGAACCGACCATCGTGACCCATGCGACCAAGGATATGCTGGTCAGCACGGATGAAACCTTTGGCCCCTTTGCGCCCTTGTTCATGTTCGAGGATGAAGACGACGTGATCTTTCAGGCCAATGACACGATCTTTGGTCTGGCGTCCTATTTCTATGCCAAGGACCTCAGCCGCGTGACCAAGGTGGCCGAGGCGTTGGAATATGGCATCGTCGGCGTGAATACCGGCATCATCTCGACCGAGGTGGCACCGTTTGGCGGCATCAAGCAATCGGGTCTGGGGCGCGAAGGATCATCGCATGGCATCGATGATTACATGGAGATGAAATATATCTGCACCAGCGTGTAA
- a CDS encoding DUF58 domain-containing protein, with the protein MTTPLTLRSQAETLAAHLPPLLAEAEHLAATVLLGEHGRRRAGTGDTFWQYRPAQNHDAARNIDWRRSARSDARFVQDKEWQIAQSVVFWVDQGAAMGFHSGDHPTKGARARILAMALAVLLIRGGERVGLTGLRLPPRRGSAQLQQMAQILSEQATTDHAAPALTGMLAHSRALFVSDFLGDLDGLRAALTRAADRGVKGALLQVLDPQEEAFPFDGRTIFQSMTGSVSHETLRARDLKSRYLDRLAARKDALAQLARVTGWQFHTHHTGQSATQALLWLYGALERRR; encoded by the coding sequence ATGACAACGCCGCTGACGCTCCGGTCGCAGGCGGAAACGCTTGCCGCGCATCTGCCGCCCCTGCTGGCCGAGGCAGAGCATCTGGCCGCGACCGTCCTGCTGGGCGAACATGGGCGCAGGCGGGCAGGCACCGGCGACACGTTCTGGCAATACCGCCCCGCCCAAAATCACGATGCCGCGCGCAACATTGATTGGCGCCGGTCCGCGCGGTCGGATGCGCGGTTCGTGCAGGACAAGGAATGGCAGATCGCGCAATCGGTGGTCTTTTGGGTCGATCAGGGCGCGGCGATGGGGTTCCATTCTGGCGATCATCCGACCAAGGGGGCGCGCGCGCGCATCCTTGCCATGGCGCTGGCGGTGCTGCTGATCCGGGGCGGTGAACGGGTCGGGCTGACCGGCCTGCGCCTGCCACCCCGGCGCGGCAGCGCGCAGCTGCAACAGATGGCGCAGATCCTGTCCGAACAGGCCACAACCGATCATGCAGCCCCCGCGCTGACCGGCATGCTGGCGCATTCCCGCGCGCTGTTTGTCAGCGATTTTCTGGGCGATCTCGACGGGCTGCGCGCAGCACTGACCCGCGCCGCAGATCGCGGCGTCAAAGGGGCGCTGCTGCAAGTCCTCGACCCGCAGGAAGAGGCGTTTCCGTTTGACGGGCGCACGATCTTTCAATCCATGACCGGCAGCGTCAGCCATGAAACCCTGCGCGCCCGCGATCTCAAATCGCGCTATCTGGACAGGCTGGCCGCGCGCAAGGATGCGCTGGCGCAACTGGCCCGCGTGACCGGCTGGCAGTTTCACACGCATCATACCGGGCAATCGGCGACACAGGCGCTGCTGTGGCTATATGGCGCGCTGGAAAGGCGGCGCTGA
- a CDS encoding AAA family ATPase, with translation MADDADLVAQIDALGAKLGAARDSIAARFIGQRRVVDLTLSALICGGHAVLVGLPGLGKTRLVDALSTVMGLDGNRIQFTPDLMPADILGSEVLETAADGSRAFRFIEGPVFCQLLMADEINRASPRTQSALLQAMQEKEVTIAGQHRPLGLPFHVLATQNPLEQEGTYPLPEAQLDRFLVQIDVPYPDRQTEKDILIATTGTEDAQSVAVFTAAELLAAQALLRRMPVGENILDMILDLVRACRPDDATAPEVIRQNVSWGPGPRAAQALMLTVRASALLDGRLVPSAEDVRNMAVPVLEHRMALSFAARARGEDIQSVITTVASQITQVAAAA, from the coding sequence ATGGCCGACGACGCCGATCTTGTCGCACAGATAGACGCATTGGGTGCGAAACTGGGTGCCGCGCGCGACAGTATCGCGGCCCGTTTCATCGGCCAGCGCCGTGTCGTGGACCTGACCCTGTCGGCGCTGATCTGCGGTGGCCATGCGGTGCTGGTCGGCCTGCCCGGCCTTGGCAAGACGCGGCTGGTGGATGCTTTGTCCACGGTGATGGGGCTGGATGGCAACCGAATCCAGTTCACCCCCGATCTGATGCCTGCGGATATTCTGGGCTCCGAAGTGCTGGAAACCGCCGCCGATGGCAGCCGCGCGTTCCGGTTCATCGAAGGGCCGGTTTTCTGCCAGTTGCTGATGGCCGATGAGATCAACCGCGCCAGCCCGCGCACGCAATCGGCGCTGTTGCAGGCGATGCAGGAAAAAGAGGTCACAATCGCCGGCCAGCACCGCCCGCTTGGCCTGCCGTTCCATGTGCTGGCCACGCAAAACCCGCTGGAACAGGAAGGCACCTATCCGCTGCCAGAGGCGCAGCTGGACCGGTTTCTTGTGCAGATCGACGTGCCCTACCCCGACCGGCAGACCGAAAAGGACATCCTGATCGCCACCACCGGCACCGAGGATGCACAGTCTGTCGCCGTCTTCACCGCCGCCGAATTGCTGGCCGCCCAAGCGCTGCTGCGCCGGATGCCGGTGGGCGAAAACATCCTTGATATGATCCTTGATCTGGTGCGCGCCTGCCGCCCCGATGACGCCACCGCCCCCGAGGTGATCCGCCAGAACGTCAGCTGGGGCCCCGGCCCGCGCGCAGCGCAGGCGCTGATGCTGACGGTGCGGGCCTCGGCCTTGCTCGACGGACGCTTGGTCCCATCGGCCGAAGACGTGCGCAACATGGCCGTGCCGGTGCTGGAACACCGTATGGCGCTGTCCTTTGCCGCCCGCGCGCGGGGCGAGGATATCCAATCCGTCATCACCACAGTCGCAAGCCAGATCACGCAGGTCGCAGCGGCGGCATGA